A region of Argentina anserina chromosome 5, drPotAnse1.1, whole genome shotgun sequence DNA encodes the following proteins:
- the LOC126796058 gene encoding peroxisomal membrane protein 13 — translation MDNSSNPQPSANGPPPKPWERAGSSSGPAPFKPSSAGSTSDVVEASGTARPGEIVSNDDKTAPNNRNTLGRPVPSRPWEQNYGTNNTYGGYGSTTNYGTGMTGTYGSYGGTGGLYGGTGGLYGGGMYGNSMYRGGYGGAGGLYGGSSGMYGVGSSGMYGGGMYNSGMGGPMGGYGMGMGGPYGGQDPNDPYGAPPSAPGFWVSALHVLQGVVSFFGRIAILIDQNTQAFHLFMTALLQLFDRSGLLYGELARFVLRILGVKTKPRMSPPGPNGPGGAPENRNYIEGPKAAPSGSWDNVWGNDTSK, via the exons ATGGACAATTCCTCCAACCCCCAGCCTTCAG CTAATGGTCCTCCACCAAAGCCGTGGGAGAGAGCAGGCTCATCATCTGGCCCTGCACCTTTTAAACCCTCATCAGCTGGAAGCACAAGTGATGTAGTGGAGGCTTCAGGAACCGCTAGACCTGGAGAAATAGTATCAAATGATGACAAAACTGCCCCTAATAATAGAAATACACTTGGTAGGCCTGTTCCCTCTAGGCCTTGGGAGCAAAACTATGGAACTAACAACACTTATGGAG GATATGGTTCTACTACAAACTATGGAACTGGTATGACTGGAACGTATGGTTCTTATGGTGGAACCGGAGGATTATATGGTGGAACTGGGGGGTTATATGGTGGAGGGATGTATGGAAACAGCATGTATAGGGGAGGGTATGGTGGGGCAGGTGGGCTGTATGGTGGGTCTTCTGGGATGTATGGAGTTGGATCTTCTGGAATGTATGGAGGTGGAATGTACAATAGTGGTATGGGAGGCCCGATGGGTGGTTATGGAATGGGCATGGGTGGTCCTTATGGAGGTCAAGATCCAAATGATCCATACGGTGCTCCTCCATCTGCGCCAGGGTTTTGGGTTTCAGCACTCCATGTG CTGCAAGGTGTGGTCAGTTTTTTCGGTCGGATTGCAATTCTGATAGACCAAAATACCCAGGCATTCCACTTGTTCATGACTGCTCTACTTCAG CTGTTTGATCGTTCTGGCCTATTGTACGGAGAGCTAGCTAGGTTTGTATTGAGAATATTGGGAGTCAAAACAAAACCCAGGATGAGCCCTCCAGGTCCCAATGGGCCCGGCGGTGCACCTGAGAACCGAAACTACATTGAGGGACCGAAGGCCGCTCCTAGTGGTTCCTGGGACAATGTTTGGGGAAATGATACCAGTAAATGA